GTCCTGGGGTGGCACGACCTCTACGTCTACCTCGAGGGGATCTGCTGCCTCGAGGAGTGCGGGAACCAACTCGTCAGCCTGTCCCTTGGCTTCTGTCTCGAGGTCGGGCAGTGGCTCGCCGTCAGTCTGTGAGATATCGAAGACGGGTGCTGGTCGAAAGCCCACGAGTCCTTTCTCCCAGCTGTCCGGCGGTGTCTCATCATACTCACAGTCACTGCGCTCGTGGTACGATGGCGAGTTCCCACAGTTGGGACATTGCTTCGCGATGATGGGCGCCCAGATCCAGATCGCTGTTTCCCCCTCTTTGACGTGTCGGTCAAACTCGTTTTGCCACGTTCGGTAGCCGGCAACGCGTGTTGCATGCGGACACTGGAGTTTGATCAACAGCGTGTTTCGGTGCGAGTAGTCGTGGAACCGACTCTGAACATCCAACCACTCTGTGAACTGTTCGCTCGAGACGGCGTCATCGACTTCGTCGACGAGGTCCTGGATCCATGCTTCGATCGTACTGTGCATCTCATCGTGCCGGGTGTCCGAATCGTCGAACGTTTCCCGGGAGCTGCTGCTCGTAGCCATATTTGATCACTGCTTCTCGAGTCGGATCGAATCGAACTGAACTCGAGAAGACCTCCACCCCTCGGGGATCTCACAAAATGCGCCAGACTCGAGCAGTTGGAGGGTCGTTAATCAGTAGGCGCCAGCGTCTCGTTTCTTCTGAAGACAGTGACTGGTAGGAATTCACCACCGTCTGTCGGCGTCAGTTGGGATCGTAGGGGTTCGTAGCTGTGTCGAGTCGATAGACATCCTCTGTTGCATCGAAGTCGTCATCGAACGCATACAGATAGCCGAGCCCTTCGGTCTGCATATACGCGATAATGCAACTATCGACGAAGGACAGTGGCTCGTGCTGTCGGAACAGTGCTTTTCCCGTCGCAAGGGCGTCGACAGTGAGCGAGTCGATATGGAAGCGAGCGTTTTCCTCAATACGGTCGAGGAGGTCGACAGCTGCGTCGTGGCCGGCGTGGGTAACGAGGCCGTTGAGCGTTTCTGCGAGGACGTAGTCGAGGACCACCGCCTCTGGAAGGGCTCCATTGTCGATGCCATGGAGTATCGGGAGCGCGGCTTCGTGGGAACTGTCCCGTCGGTATGCTGCTGCGAAGAGGACTGTTGTATCGATGAGAGCGCGTGGCATTTACTCTACGCCCCAAGCGTCATGATCGGTCGTGACGTTGGTATCCGTCTCGCCCTCGTAGCCATCGAATTCAGCGAACGTGCCTGTTTGCTGTTGGATAACTTGGATGCGAACGCTCCCATCGTCTTCGATACGCCACCGGAGCTGGTCACCGTCGTCAATACCGAGTTCACGCCGAATTTGAGCCGGGATGTTCGCTTGATTCCCTGACACCTTGCTTTCGGCGTCGATCCGCTCACTGCTCATATCTCTCACTATGAGACTGGCCCTGAAAAATCTAGTGTGTCGCCACACTACTCAGAAATACGTCTCGTATATAGCAGAATGAACCGCCCGGCAGCGTAGCTCTTCATGAGGCACTTCCGCACAGCCGTCTCGTCGAATTCGACGGTATCAGCCACAGTGGTCCCGGTGAAGCGCCGGAGTTGATTTCAGCGGAGGTCGATTCCTTCCTTCA
This Natrinema sp. HArc-T2 DNA region includes the following protein-coding sequences:
- a CDS encoding AbrB/MazE/SpoVT family DNA-binding domain-containing protein, translating into MSSERIDAESKVSGNQANIPAQIRRELGIDDGDQLRWRIEDDGSVRIQVIQQQTGTFAEFDGYEGETDTNVTTDHDAWGVE
- a CDS encoding PIN domain-containing protein yields the protein MPRALIDTTVLFAAAYRRDSSHEAALPILHGIDNGALPEAVVLDYVLAETLNGLVTHAGHDAAVDLLDRIEENARFHIDSLTVDALATGKALFRQHEPLSFVDSCIIAYMQTEGLGYLYAFDDDFDATEDVYRLDTATNPYDPN
- a CDS encoding ArdC-like ssDNA-binding domain-containing protein, whose product is MATSSSSRETFDDSDTRHDEMHSTIEAWIQDLVDEVDDAVSSEQFTEWLDVQSRFHDYSHRNTLLIKLQCPHATRVAGYRTWQNEFDRHVKEGETAIWIWAPIIAKQCPNCGNSPSYHERSDCEYDETPPDSWEKGLVGFRPAPVFDISQTDGEPLPDLETEAKGQADELVPALLEAADPLEVDVEVVPPQDWSHGSAKGICEYRPSEWPRVAVRDRENDADLAVTLVHEYAHALLHSGVDDEAERSKRELEAEAIGYIVGRYFELDTSGSAFYLAAWHGDEPETILDRLERISSTAQEIIDIVSEVTDNE